A single window of Pyxidicoccus xibeiensis DNA harbors:
- a CDS encoding protein kinase domain-containing protein, whose translation MVMAGPAMRGLRVGPYELLSRIAAGGMGEVFIARRTGLASFEKRVALKLLLPHLSEEPALVERFLEEARIAARMEHPHVVQLFDAGEADGRYYLAMALVEGVSLSQLLRACRREGRQLPLPVVRAVATGLCEALDYAHQLRGPAGEDFRVVHRDVSPSNVMVSARGSVLLGDFGIARVLSSAATRSSRPWGKYAYMPPEQLDATMPLDARADVFAAAVTLYQAFTLSSPFQRATDAATMDAIRHETLPDAMLLRPDLTERIRDTLQQGASRERDSRLPSARALLAGLMDGPVASPAELGALVESLCAAELAVFRPAALTSGTRPTRTGPPVQEAANDGARGVAPLPVKAELRPSRRARRRVLALAGSVAVGGLALGLWSRFSQEADGELAPPASSTAASRIPHEGGAASPVPAPTAPLSHLHESGAASPAPVSTGSLPPPPDAQARDLAPLNPSSPQPASGDDRGRSRATGAPGRRGLARAEAPQPLSGTGFLTVDARPWAVISVDGREVDRTPLARYPLPAGRHSVVFHNPVLGRTEQRTVHIEPGGVVTLRVDFEAAR comes from the coding sequence ATGGTGATGGCCGGACCCGCCATGCGGGGGCTGCGCGTGGGCCCCTATGAGCTGCTCTCGCGCATCGCGGCGGGAGGGATGGGCGAGGTGTTCATCGCCCGGCGAACGGGCCTGGCGAGCTTCGAGAAGCGCGTCGCGCTCAAGCTGCTGCTGCCCCACCTCTCCGAAGAGCCGGCGCTGGTGGAGCGCTTCCTGGAGGAAGCCCGCATCGCCGCGCGGATGGAGCACCCCCACGTCGTGCAGCTCTTCGACGCGGGTGAAGCGGACGGCCGCTACTACCTGGCGATGGCGCTCGTGGAGGGCGTGAGCCTGTCGCAGCTCCTCCGCGCGTGCCGTCGCGAGGGACGGCAGCTTCCGCTTCCCGTGGTGAGGGCGGTGGCCACCGGACTGTGCGAGGCGCTCGACTACGCGCACCAGCTCCGGGGGCCGGCGGGCGAGGACTTCCGCGTCGTCCACCGCGACGTCAGCCCGTCCAACGTCATGGTGTCCGCGCGGGGCAGCGTGCTGCTCGGTGACTTCGGCATCGCCCGGGTCCTCTCCAGTGCGGCGACGCGCAGCAGCCGCCCCTGGGGCAAGTACGCGTACATGCCTCCGGAGCAGCTGGACGCGACCATGCCCCTGGATGCGCGGGCGGACGTGTTCGCGGCGGCCGTCACGCTCTACCAGGCCTTCACCCTGAGCTCGCCGTTCCAGCGCGCGACGGATGCGGCCACCATGGACGCCATCCGCCACGAGACGCTGCCGGACGCCATGCTCCTCCGGCCGGACCTCACGGAGCGCATCCGCGACACGCTCCAGCAGGGGGCCTCCCGGGAGCGGGACTCGCGGCTGCCCTCGGCGCGGGCGCTCCTCGCGGGCTTGATGGATGGGCCGGTGGCCTCCCCAGCCGAGCTGGGCGCGCTCGTCGAGTCGCTGTGTGCCGCCGAGCTGGCCGTCTTCCGGCCGGCCGCGCTGACGTCGGGCACCCGCCCGACCCGGACCGGGCCTCCCGTCCAGGAGGCCGCGAATGATGGAGCCAGGGGCGTTGCCCCCCTGCCTGTGAAGGCGGAGCTGCGCCCCTCCCGACGCGCGAGGAGGAGGGTGCTCGCGCTGGCGGGCAGCGTGGCCGTGGGGGGCCTCGCGCTCGGGCTCTGGTCGCGCTTCTCGCAAGAGGCGGACGGGGAGCTCGCTCCTCCGGCGTCCTCCACGGCCGCTTCGCGCATCCCTCATGAAGGGGGCGCTGCTTCACCCGTGCCGGCTCCCACCGCGCCGCTCTCCCATCTGCACGAGTCGGGCGCTGCTTCACCCGCGCCGGTTTCCACCGGGTCGCTCCCCCCTCCGCCTGACGCCCAGGCGCGGGACCTGGCTCCGCTGAATCCCTCTTCCCCGCAGCCGGCCTCCGGGGACGACCGCGGGCGCTCACGGGCCACGGGTGCCCCTGGAAGGCGAGGACTCGCGCGGGCCGAGGCCCCCCAGCCGCTGTCGGGCACCGGCTTCCTGACGGTGGACGCGCGGCCGTGGGCGGTCATCTCGGTGGACGGCCGCGAGGTGGACCGGACGCCGCTGGCCCGCTACCCCCTTCCGGCGGGCCGGCACAGCGTCGTCTTCCACAACCCCGTCCTCGGGCGGACCGAGCAGCGCACGGTCCACATCGAGCCGGGAGGCGTCGTCACCCTGAGGGTGGACTTCGAGGCTGCGCGCTGA
- a CDS encoding tetratricopeptide repeat protein — protein MWLAVTLLVVLGQAAPANPYLDQARARYEALDFSETLALLQLAEQVPSNTRAQRLDILELKARCELAEGRRAEAEASYTRMLTLDPRAEPPGDLSPKILEAFQAVKARLFPADYLALKQLPSAEGLVRVEVVDPWRRVEAVVLRWRGPRETDWRQLRAVPEEGLCVFQLPGDGPGPVRWYVEARGPEGSGLARLGAPDAPHVWNRGGVVAESLLAPVPPPEAEPATSPGLRRRLGWVSLGVAVAAGLGGTWLQVRSGESHDAAVREAWAGDSRRHSERARTQAGWATGLFIGGGAAALGGGYLLIW, from the coding sequence ATGTGGCTTGCCGTGACACTGCTGGTGGTCCTGGGACAGGCCGCGCCGGCGAACCCCTATCTCGACCAGGCGCGGGCACGGTACGAGGCGCTGGACTTCTCCGAGACGCTGGCGCTGCTCCAGCTCGCCGAGCAGGTCCCCTCCAACACGCGCGCCCAGCGGCTGGACATCCTGGAGCTGAAGGCCCGCTGTGAGCTGGCGGAGGGACGACGCGCGGAGGCGGAGGCCAGCTACACGCGGATGCTCACGCTGGACCCGCGCGCCGAGCCTCCGGGAGACCTCTCGCCCAAGATTCTCGAGGCCTTCCAGGCCGTGAAGGCCCGGCTCTTCCCGGCGGACTACCTCGCCCTCAAGCAGCTCCCCTCGGCGGAGGGGCTGGTGCGCGTGGAGGTGGTGGACCCGTGGCGGCGCGTGGAGGCCGTGGTGCTGCGCTGGCGCGGCCCGCGCGAGACCGACTGGCGGCAGCTGCGCGCCGTTCCCGAGGAGGGGCTCTGCGTCTTCCAGCTCCCCGGAGACGGGCCGGGACCGGTGCGCTGGTATGTCGAGGCGCGAGGCCCGGAGGGAAGTGGGCTGGCCCGGCTCGGTGCTCCGGACGCACCCCACGTCTGGAACCGGGGGGGCGTCGTCGCGGAGTCCCTCCTCGCGCCCGTGCCCCCTCCGGAGGCCGAGCCCGCCACCTCGCCGGGCCTCCGCCGGAGGCTGGGCTGGGTGTCGCTGGGTGTGGCGGTCGCCGCGGGCCTGGGGGGCACCTGGCTGCAGGTGCGGTCCGGCGAGTCCCATGACGCCGCGGTGCGCGAGGCGTGGGCGGGGGACTCGCGGCGGCACTCGGAGCGGGCGCGCACGCAGGCGGGCTGGGCCACGGGGCTCTTCATCGGCGGCGGGGCGGCGGCGCTCGGCGGCGGTTATCTCCTCATATGGTGA
- a CDS encoding sigma 54-interacting transcriptional regulator, which translates to MSTPRTSPLTEKTDPDAPPRARLFVMEGPDRGRTVLVEGGTVVVGTLPSCQLVLSDDTVSRQHLSLELLGTRARVRDLGSRNGTRYLGARVEVVEVPLGAIVSLGRTQLALLPADASPERLSERTELAGLLGRSLAMRRLFAEVERVAPVDVPVLIQGETGSGKEGIARALHVLSGRTGALHAFDCGSVPPALLPGLLFGHVRGAFTGAVADTPGALEAAHEGTLFLDEVAELPLELQPVFLRVLETGRFCRLGETRERSVRFRLVAATHRDLAAAMKKGTFRPDLYHRLASIVLRAPPLRDRLDDIPLLAEHFARTLGASLPLSPASLATLSAYSWPGNVRELRNAVERTLTLGAEAALPELAPGVGVGVKEDFHATRERVLQAFERSYLEALLARHRGSASAAAREAGLARSYFYRLLKTHGLAPGRGRG; encoded by the coding sequence GTGAGCACGCCCCGCACCTCGCCGCTCACCGAGAAGACGGACCCCGATGCCCCGCCCCGGGCGCGGCTGTTCGTCATGGAGGGGCCGGACCGGGGGCGCACCGTCCTCGTCGAGGGCGGCACCGTGGTGGTGGGGACGCTGCCGTCCTGCCAGCTCGTGCTCTCGGACGACACCGTGTCCCGCCAGCACCTGAGCCTCGAGCTGCTCGGGACGCGCGCGCGGGTGAGGGACCTCGGCAGCCGCAACGGGACGCGCTACCTGGGCGCCCGGGTGGAGGTGGTGGAAGTGCCCCTGGGCGCCATCGTCTCCCTGGGCAGGACGCAGCTCGCGCTGCTCCCCGCGGACGCCAGTCCCGAGCGGCTCAGCGAGCGGACGGAGCTGGCGGGGCTGCTCGGGCGCTCGCTCGCGATGCGCCGGCTGTTCGCGGAGGTCGAGCGGGTCGCCCCCGTGGACGTGCCCGTCCTCATCCAGGGAGAGACGGGGTCGGGCAAGGAGGGCATCGCCAGGGCGCTGCATGTCCTGTCCGGGAGGACCGGGGCGCTGCACGCGTTCGACTGCGGCTCCGTCCCCCCGGCGCTGCTGCCGGGCCTGCTGTTCGGGCATGTGCGCGGCGCCTTCACGGGCGCGGTGGCCGACACGCCCGGCGCGCTCGAGGCCGCGCACGAAGGGACGCTCTTCCTCGACGAGGTGGCGGAGCTGCCGCTGGAGCTCCAGCCCGTCTTCCTGCGCGTGCTGGAGACGGGGCGCTTCTGCCGGCTGGGGGAGACGCGGGAGCGGAGCGTCCGCTTCCGGCTCGTCGCCGCCACGCACCGGGACCTCGCGGCGGCCATGAAGAAGGGCACCTTCCGGCCGGACCTCTACCACCGGCTGGCGAGCATCGTGCTGCGCGCGCCGCCCCTGAGAGACCGGCTGGACGACATCCCGCTGCTGGCCGAGCACTTCGCCCGCACCCTCGGCGCCTCGCTCCCGCTGTCACCCGCGAGCCTCGCCACGCTGAGCGCCTACTCCTGGCCCGGCAACGTGCGGGAGCTGCGCAACGCGGTGGAGCGGACCCTGACGCTGGGCGCGGAGGCCGCGTTGCCGGAGCTGGCGCCCGGCGTGGGCGTGGGCGTGAAGGAGGACTTCCACGCGACGCGGGAGCGGGTCCTCCAGGCCTTCGAGCGCAGCTACCTGGAGGCGCTGCTCGCCCGGCATCGCGGCTCGGCCTCCGCGGCCGCGCGGGAGGCGGGCCTCGCGCGCTCCTACTTCTATCGGCTGCTCAAGACGCACGGGCTCGCGCCCGGGCGCGGCAGGGGCTGA
- a CDS encoding DUF6068 family protein — protein sequence MPMRHSTLPLAALLGAALSFLPGCESTKSSSPSPSDAQTRESAVMQDADAWRRARVGDRVTYAFSATQGPEPRGGGTARTLGGQLTLEVVAVRQPWVWVRVAFTDEAGKPLTQPRLAQDLLVPVRADTTRPLDVPHGGEATAETPSSAGRTWEAMRYVSDQRPVDGPLRTRVYANAPGPLYLTRGLLEASTEAAGFHIPGGFKLTLREFREGSADANAPVPAMDRPLGPGAYYERFVNVDSTPGVHRVCFTAERGYLLRAEGPVDANAAPCSDFSQAEPEPLEELLMGLPWEALASEKSPPSAAASAIRGTFTAEGRGVPALTEQSTENVEGVPRVFSQTYAAEPWAPALAGLPYEARFMPLASGTERVVAGGKRESEGGTRLVRWGAWLAGPQ from the coding sequence ATGCCAATGCGCCACTCCACCCTCCCCCTTGCCGCGCTGCTGGGCGCGGCCCTGTCGTTCCTCCCGGGCTGCGAGAGCACGAAGTCGAGCAGCCCTTCACCTTCTGACGCCCAGACGCGGGAGTCCGCCGTCATGCAGGACGCTGACGCCTGGAGGCGCGCCCGCGTGGGTGACCGGGTCACCTACGCCTTCTCGGCGACGCAGGGCCCCGAGCCCCGAGGCGGCGGCACCGCGCGCACCCTCGGCGGTCAGCTGACGCTGGAGGTGGTGGCCGTGCGGCAGCCCTGGGTCTGGGTGCGCGTGGCCTTCACCGATGAGGCCGGCAAGCCCCTGACGCAGCCGCGGCTCGCCCAGGACCTCCTGGTCCCCGTGCGCGCGGACACGACGCGCCCGCTCGACGTGCCCCATGGGGGCGAGGCCACCGCCGAGACGCCCTCCAGCGCGGGCCGCACCTGGGAGGCCATGCGCTACGTCAGCGACCAGCGCCCCGTGGACGGCCCCCTGCGCACGCGCGTCTACGCCAACGCGCCGGGCCCGCTCTACCTCACCCGCGGCCTGCTCGAGGCGAGCACGGAGGCGGCGGGCTTCCACATCCCGGGCGGCTTCAAGCTGACGCTGCGCGAGTTCCGCGAGGGCTCGGCCGACGCCAACGCCCCCGTGCCCGCGATGGACAGGCCCCTGGGACCGGGCGCGTACTACGAGCGGTTCGTGAACGTGGACTCCACGCCCGGTGTGCACCGCGTGTGCTTCACCGCCGAGCGCGGCTACCTCCTGCGCGCCGAGGGCCCCGTCGACGCCAACGCGGCTCCCTGCTCGGACTTCTCCCAGGCCGAGCCGGAGCCCCTCGAGGAGCTGCTGATGGGGCTGCCCTGGGAGGCGCTGGCCTCGGAGAAATCGCCTCCCAGCGCGGCCGCGTCTGCCATTCGTGGCACCTTCACCGCGGAGGGCCGCGGCGTGCCCGCCCTCACCGAGCAGAGCACGGAGAATGTGGAGGGCGTCCCGCGCGTCTTCTCGCAGACCTACGCGGCCGAGCCGTGGGCCCCGGCGCTCGCCGGCCTGCCCTACGAGGCGCGCTTCATGCCGCTCGCCAGCGGCACCGAGCGCGTGGTCGCCGGTGGCAAGCGTGAGTCCGAGGGCGGCACGCGGCTCGTGCGGTGGGGTGCGTGGCTCGCGGGGCCGCAGTGA
- a CDS encoding zinc-dependent metalloprotease, with product MFKGAAVLAVSCGAVLAGCGTDGQAESKDAENEQIISNLVEAGFPENDIMVADGNVYVGLDAHVTLEASQEMLQSPVETQEQYRTTNTVGTSVTRICVNPTSSFNSYSRLSAGLDAAIANYNSLGLRITFQRGGSGCTANITATTMSGAGGSAGFPSGGRPYGTINIGTGLQSYSADVNEHVITHELGHAIGFRHSDYYNRNISCGSGGSEGTAGVGAILIPGTPSTATVGGSIMNSCFRSSETGEWTSSDRTALNYLY from the coding sequence ATGTTCAAGGGAGCGGCTGTCCTCGCGGTGAGCTGTGGCGCGGTGCTGGCCGGCTGCGGTACCGATGGGCAGGCCGAGTCCAAGGATGCGGAGAACGAGCAGATCATCTCCAACCTGGTCGAGGCCGGGTTCCCGGAGAACGACATCATGGTTGCCGACGGCAACGTGTACGTGGGCCTCGACGCCCACGTGACGCTCGAGGCGTCGCAGGAGATGCTCCAGTCTCCCGTGGAGACGCAGGAGCAGTACCGGACGACCAACACGGTCGGCACGAGCGTGACGCGCATCTGCGTCAACCCCACGTCCTCGTTCAACAGCTACTCGCGCCTGAGCGCGGGCCTGGACGCGGCCATCGCCAACTACAACTCGCTGGGCCTGCGCATCACCTTCCAGCGCGGCGGCAGCGGCTGCACGGCGAACATCACCGCGACGACCATGTCCGGCGCCGGCGGCTCCGCGGGCTTCCCGTCGGGTGGCCGTCCCTACGGCACCATCAACATCGGCACCGGCCTGCAGAGCTACAGCGCTGACGTGAACGAGCACGTCATCACCCACGAGCTCGGCCACGCCATCGGCTTCCGTCACTCGGACTACTACAACCGCAACATCAGCTGCGGCTCCGGTGGCAGCGAGGGCACCGCGGGCGTGGGCGCCATCCTCATCCCCGGCACGCCGAGCACGGCCACCGTGGGCGGCTCCATCATGAACTCCTGCTTCCGCTCGTCCGAGACGGGCGAGTGGACCAGCAGCGACCGCACGGCGCTGAACTACCTCTACTAA
- a CDS encoding trypsin-like serine peptidase, protein MARQPPGPFLTLWGPFLAGTALLGILACGDDAVPEEPPVCGTPQTAEVRGQWQCGPTLDFTPINSYRGGFADVQDREDAVVLIDGRCTGTLIEAGAGPVVLTAGHCVGLGDRSLLVFNFEDSPDGDPLVTEGTVIEQSLDPDYALIELDTLPAVTPVRLTNRATEQLAIIQHPRGRPKVIAEGRYLDACNRLVYYSDLDTLVGSSGAGVLNRQGYLLGIHTDGDCDESGRGANRGWMADVLVEASPYLQSDDIADR, encoded by the coding sequence ATGGCACGACAGCCCCCCGGTCCATTCCTGACGCTGTGGGGCCCGTTTCTCGCGGGCACCGCGCTCCTGGGCATCCTGGCCTGTGGAGATGATGCGGTGCCCGAGGAGCCCCCCGTCTGCGGCACGCCGCAGACGGCGGAGGTTCGCGGCCAGTGGCAGTGCGGCCCGACGCTCGACTTCACCCCCATCAACAGCTACCGGGGCGGCTTCGCCGACGTCCAGGACAGGGAAGACGCAGTCGTCCTGATAGACGGGCGCTGTACCGGAACGCTGATTGAAGCGGGCGCAGGACCGGTGGTGCTGACCGCCGGCCACTGCGTCGGGCTCGGAGACCGGTCGCTGCTGGTCTTCAACTTCGAGGACTCGCCCGACGGCGACCCGCTGGTCACCGAGGGCACCGTCATCGAGCAGTCGCTCGACCCCGACTATGCGCTCATCGAGCTCGACACGCTTCCGGCCGTCACGCCCGTGCGGCTGACGAACCGGGCCACCGAGCAGCTGGCCATCATCCAGCATCCCCGGGGCCGGCCCAAGGTCATCGCCGAAGGCAGGTACCTGGATGCCTGCAACCGGCTCGTCTACTACTCGGACCTGGACACCCTGGTCGGCAGCTCCGGCGCGGGCGTGCTCAACCGCCAGGGCTACCTGCTGGGCATCCACACCGACGGCGACTGCGACGAGAGCGGCCGCGGAGCCAACAGGGGCTGGATGGCGGACGTGCTCGTCGAGGCGTCCCCCTACCTGCAGAGCGACGACATCGCCGACCGCTGA
- a CDS encoding alpha/beta fold hydrolase, with the protein MPAVLHKSLDLDGVRVFYREAGPPGAPVILLPHGYPCSSFQFRAFMPALADRWRLLAPDYPGFGYSDTPPPSDFDYTFDGYADLLDRFAQALGLTRYALYLHDYGSQIGLRLAIKAPERVAALIIQNGDIYEDTLGPRYRTLQEYWAKPSPAGRRKLSEAVSEEGFQDEFIGEVAEHLVERIPPDLWNLSWPLMRTPQRREIMVGLMEGLKENLGWFPRYQAWLREHRPPTLIVWGPQDGFMPEAAARAYLRDLPDAELHLLDGGHWALETNLDEVVTLARRFLERVYPWPVAPSAPPR; encoded by the coding sequence ATGCCAGCCGTCCTGCACAAGAGCCTCGACCTCGACGGGGTCCGCGTCTTCTATCGGGAGGCAGGCCCGCCAGGGGCGCCCGTCATTTTGCTGCCGCACGGCTACCCCTGCTCCTCCTTCCAGTTCCGCGCCTTCATGCCCGCGCTCGCGGACCGCTGGCGCCTGCTCGCCCCGGACTACCCGGGCTTCGGCTACAGCGACACGCCGCCGCCCAGCGACTTCGACTACACGTTCGACGGCTACGCCGACCTGCTGGACCGGTTCGCGCAAGCGCTGGGGCTCACGCGCTACGCGCTCTACCTGCACGACTACGGGTCGCAAATCGGGCTGCGCCTGGCCATCAAGGCCCCCGAGCGGGTGGCCGCGCTCATCATCCAGAACGGGGACATCTACGAGGACACGCTGGGCCCCAGGTACAGGACGCTCCAGGAGTACTGGGCGAAGCCGTCACCGGCGGGGCGCCGCAAGCTGAGCGAGGCGGTCAGCGAGGAGGGCTTCCAGGACGAGTTCATCGGTGAAGTGGCCGAGCACCTCGTCGAGCGAATCCCTCCGGACCTGTGGAACCTGTCGTGGCCTCTCATGCGGACGCCCCAGCGCCGCGAAATCATGGTCGGCCTGATGGAGGGGCTGAAAGAGAACCTCGGCTGGTTTCCCCGCTACCAGGCCTGGCTGCGCGAGCACCGCCCTCCCACCCTCATCGTCTGGGGGCCCCAGGACGGCTTCATGCCCGAGGCAGCGGCCCGCGCCTACCTGCGGGACCTGCCTGACGCGGAGCTCCACCTGCTGGACGGCGGACACTGGGCGCTGGAGACGAACCTCGACGAGGTAGTGACGCTGGCGCGGCGCTTCCTCGAGCGGGTGTACCCCTGGCCTGTCGCGCCTTCCGCCCCACCCCGCTGA
- a CDS encoding SRPBCC family protein: MSSPSLKPSPALTVTTPSDREVRTERVFNASRERIWRAMTDPALVAQWWGRGNRLVIERLEVVRGGHWRFVEHAPDGVHGFEGRFREVTPPERLVQTFEWDGMPGYVVISSMTLEDLGDGRTKLVTTSLFHTTEERDGMLDSGMTEGLEQSYRALEAVLAKR; encoded by the coding sequence ATGAGCAGCCCCTCGCTGAAGCCCTCCCCTGCCCTCACCGTCACCACGCCCTCGGACCGGGAGGTCCGCACGGAGCGGGTGTTCAACGCCTCGAGGGAGCGCATCTGGCGGGCGATGACGGACCCGGCCCTCGTCGCGCAGTGGTGGGGGCGCGGCAACCGCCTCGTCATCGAGCGCCTGGAAGTCGTGCGTGGCGGACACTGGCGCTTCGTCGAGCATGCGCCCGACGGAGTCCACGGCTTCGAGGGACGGTTCCGGGAAGTCACGCCGCCCGAGCGGCTGGTCCAGACGTTCGAGTGGGACGGGATGCCCGGCTACGTCGTCATCAGCAGCATGACGCTCGAGGACCTGGGCGACGGCCGGACGAAGCTCGTGACGACGTCGCTGTTCCACACCACCGAGGAGCGCGACGGAATGCTCGACTCCGGGATGACCGAGGGCCTCGAGCAGAGCTACCGCGCCCTGGAGGCCGTGCTCGCGAAGCGCTGA
- a CDS encoding methyl-accepting chemotaxis protein, which translates to MRFKHKVLLLPVLAAIFLLAIITLSELLGRSTRGYLEQIEQGYVPAVMLSRDLDVLLEQLQRGLQDAVAAEDPEQLAEADATAEQFLKRLAEGRANAAIDPVRLNTLETQLRDYMRIARETSERMIQKDAQAAAQLPELARRYGVVRDALKQAMEEDQRKMRESFALTLEAHKGSQQRLVLLGLVMLGVLVGLSVWLVAQVAQPLLRLTEVASRIAKEGDLTQEIRIHSQDEIGLLAQSINSLVVRLRTIPLTLRESLKELAGSVDGLSHISREQSQHLARQASSLEEATVAMRDIGASSREASRQAGTVMAVASRAEATSLSGQARLRQSGEALEHLRAQVGELMPTIGRLTESSKKASAIVETVKDLADQSNVLAINAAIEAARSGEHGRGFSVVAREMRSLSQQSMRSTQSIGTLLMEMNATVRAVTESVDASHRKMADGIAEALSSGQSLQELTEAVRDSSSSAQDIVSSVTQQNAGIMQMTSVVTDFSKMMKESVQANRDVESAIERLNLAFQGIQGVVGGFRV; encoded by the coding sequence ATGCGATTCAAGCACAAGGTCCTGCTGCTCCCCGTCCTCGCCGCCATCTTCCTGCTGGCCATCATCACCCTGTCCGAGCTGCTCGGCCGCAGCACGCGTGGGTACCTGGAGCAGATTGAGCAGGGCTATGTCCCCGCGGTGATGCTCAGCCGGGACCTGGACGTGCTCCTCGAGCAGTTGCAGCGGGGGCTCCAGGACGCGGTGGCGGCCGAGGACCCGGAGCAGCTGGCCGAGGCGGACGCCACCGCCGAGCAGTTCCTGAAGCGGCTGGCGGAGGGGCGTGCCAACGCCGCCATCGACCCGGTGCGCCTGAACACGCTGGAGACCCAGCTGCGCGACTACATGCGCATCGCCCGCGAGACGAGCGAGCGGATGATTCAGAAGGATGCACAGGCCGCCGCCCAGCTGCCGGAGCTGGCCAGGCGCTACGGCGTCGTGCGGGATGCGCTGAAGCAGGCCATGGAAGAGGACCAGCGGAAGATGCGGGAGTCCTTCGCCCTCACGCTGGAGGCGCACAAGGGCTCCCAGCAGCGGCTGGTGCTGCTGGGGCTCGTCATGCTGGGCGTGCTCGTGGGGCTCTCCGTGTGGCTCGTCGCGCAGGTGGCCCAGCCGCTGCTGCGCCTGACGGAGGTGGCCTCGCGCATCGCCAAGGAAGGCGACCTCACCCAGGAGATCCGCATCCACTCCCAGGATGAAATCGGGCTGCTGGCCCAGAGCATCAACAGCCTGGTGGTCCGCCTGCGGACCATCCCCCTCACGCTCCGGGAGTCGCTGAAGGAGCTGGCGGGGAGCGTGGACGGGCTGTCGCACATCAGCCGCGAGCAGTCGCAGCACCTGGCGCGCCAGGCCTCGAGCCTGGAAGAGGCCACCGTGGCCATGCGGGATATCGGGGCCAGCTCCCGCGAGGCCTCACGGCAGGCGGGCACGGTGATGGCGGTGGCCAGCCGCGCCGAGGCGACGAGCCTGTCGGGGCAGGCCCGCCTGCGGCAGAGCGGCGAGGCGCTGGAGCACCTGCGCGCCCAGGTGGGCGAGCTGATGCCCACCATCGGCCGGCTCACGGAGAGCTCGAAGAAGGCGTCCGCCATCGTGGAGACGGTGAAGGACCTGGCGGACCAGTCCAACGTGCTGGCCATCAACGCCGCCATCGAGGCGGCGCGCTCCGGCGAGCATGGCCGGGGCTTCTCGGTGGTGGCCCGGGAGATGCGCTCGCTGTCCCAGCAGTCCATGCGCAGCACGCAGAGCATCGGCACCCTGCTGATGGAGATGAACGCCACGGTGCGCGCCGTCACGGAGTCCGTGGACGCCAGCCACCGGAAGATGGCGGATGGGATTGCCGAGGCCCTCTCCTCCGGCCAGAGCCTGCAGGAGCTGACCGAGGCCGTGCGCGACAGCAGCAGCTCCGCCCAGGACATCGTCAGCTCCGTCACCCAGCAGAACGCGGGCATCATGCAGATGACCTCGGTGGTGACGGACTTCTCGAAGATGATGAAGGAGAGCGTGCAGGCCAACCGGGACGTGGAGTCCGCCATCGAGCGGCTGAACCTCGCGTTCCAGGGCATCCAGGGGGTCGTCGGCGGCTTCCGGGTGTAG
- a CDS encoding type 2 periplasmic-binding domain-containing protein translates to MKKLLFLVSCLTLTLWAQPTVGAETAVFQVVVHPSNPLTEVKRSQLAQLFFKKSTQWASGKTAMPVDLAEDSTVRAAFCEQVLKRSLPAVRAYWQQRIFSGRDVPPPEKPSEAEVLAYVRANPGAVGYVAAGTSTPGVKVLNIVD, encoded by the coding sequence ATGAAAAAGCTCCTCTTCCTCGTGTCCTGCCTCACCCTGACGCTCTGGGCACAGCCCACCGTGGGCGCCGAAACGGCGGTCTTCCAGGTGGTGGTCCATCCCTCCAACCCGCTGACGGAGGTGAAGCGCTCGCAGCTGGCGCAGCTGTTCTTCAAGAAGAGCACGCAGTGGGCTTCGGGCAAGACGGCGATGCCGGTGGACCTGGCCGAGGACTCCACGGTGCGCGCTGCCTTCTGTGAGCAGGTGCTGAAGCGCTCGCTGCCCGCCGTGCGAGCCTACTGGCAGCAGCGCATCTTCTCCGGGCGGGACGTGCCGCCCCCCGAGAAGCCCTCCGAGGCCGAGGTCCTCGCCTACGTTCGCGCCAACCCCGGCGCGGTGGGCTACGTGGCCGCGGGCACCTCCACCCCCGGGGTGAAGGTGCTCAACATCGTCGACTGA